One region of Anaeromyxobacter paludicola genomic DNA includes:
- a CDS encoding carboxypeptidase regulatory-like domain-containing protein, with amino-acid sequence MLRPAVLLLAAALGLAAPVRAPAAAPARPVPGRPGPRTPGTVTGTLRHKGCQSVAAGATVAVIGRDATATTDSLGRFSISVAPGRYSLLFSGPNLVSDQRVDDVDVAPGQTRELGVVGVWPEERPQTCGSPEGQAPAEEPVVAVAPEVPSLDLPGGAVGRAPPASEHLWVRGGPGGGPGQFGMQGNPARQDEDALGPASFAVGPAGFLYVLDALNGRIARYDPRGHPAGGFPLRSQGTEHAVEADLSVSDDGHVFVFHEGEPPALAQYDAGGRVLVSGALHASFRGVDQLLCGRQRPLFLMQNGQAVRVELGWGGMRAEGPLPGLPLGNELYARADRVSRWLAAVKLTSQDGRVRRSIQLHSRVPLTGIRLVGVDRRGLLVVAVDRAEGTDENAPAAEVLLLALTAQGQLAGVGAVPPGDRRFEFREFGLAPDGTVVQMQSDASEVRFVRWVLAAPPRQAVAGEGLVRGRVTDGGHPSPGALVSVSRPRRAVPVQPDGSFEVRLPPGHYLLSVRRPGATPSGFIEPQPVERRVSVSAGATVDLGALPLPVPRRLPEPLAPRPLPEPLEPVPPSGAAAPIEPGGL; translated from the coding sequence GTGCTGCGCCCCGCCGTCCTCCTCCTCGCCGCCGCGCTCGGCCTGGCTGCGCCCGTCCGGGCGCCGGCCGCCGCGCCCGCGCGGCCCGTGCCCGGCCGCCCCGGCCCGCGCACGCCCGGGACGGTCACCGGCACGCTGCGCCACAAGGGCTGCCAGTCGGTCGCCGCCGGGGCCACCGTGGCGGTGATCGGCCGCGACGCCACCGCCACCACCGACTCGCTGGGGCGCTTCTCGATCTCGGTCGCGCCGGGCCGGTACTCGCTCCTCTTCAGCGGCCCGAACCTCGTCTCCGACCAGCGGGTGGACGACGTGGACGTGGCGCCCGGCCAGACCCGCGAGCTCGGCGTGGTGGGCGTCTGGCCGGAGGAGCGGCCCCAGACCTGCGGCTCGCCGGAAGGGCAGGCGCCGGCCGAGGAGCCGGTGGTGGCGGTCGCGCCGGAGGTGCCGTCGCTCGACCTGCCCGGCGGCGCCGTCGGGCGCGCGCCGCCCGCCTCCGAGCACCTCTGGGTGCGGGGCGGCCCCGGCGGCGGCCCCGGCCAGTTCGGGATGCAGGGCAACCCGGCGCGCCAGGACGAGGACGCCCTCGGCCCGGCCAGCTTCGCCGTCGGGCCGGCCGGCTTCCTCTACGTGCTCGACGCGCTCAACGGCCGGATCGCCCGCTACGACCCGCGCGGCCACCCCGCCGGCGGGTTCCCGCTGCGCAGCCAGGGCACCGAGCACGCGGTGGAGGCGGACCTGTCGGTCTCCGACGACGGGCACGTCTTCGTGTTCCACGAGGGCGAGCCGCCCGCCCTCGCCCAGTACGACGCCGGGGGCCGGGTGCTGGTCTCCGGCGCGCTGCACGCCTCCTTCCGCGGCGTGGATCAGCTCCTGTGCGGGCGGCAGCGGCCGCTCTTCCTCATGCAGAACGGGCAGGCGGTGCGGGTCGAGCTGGGCTGGGGCGGGATGCGGGCCGAGGGGCCGCTCCCGGGGCTCCCGCTCGGTAACGAGCTCTACGCCCGGGCCGACCGGGTGAGCCGCTGGCTCGCCGCGGTGAAGCTCACGAGCCAGGACGGCCGGGTGCGCCGCAGCATCCAGCTCCACTCCCGCGTCCCGCTCACCGGCATCCGGCTGGTCGGGGTGGACCGCCGGGGCCTCCTGGTGGTCGCGGTGGACCGGGCCGAGGGGACCGACGAGAACGCCCCCGCCGCGGAGGTGCTGCTCCTCGCGCTCACCGCGCAGGGGCAGCTCGCGGGCGTGGGCGCGGTGCCCCCCGGCGACCGGCGCTTCGAGTTCCGCGAGTTCGGCCTGGCTCCGGACGGCACGGTGGTGCAGATGCAGTCCGACGCCAGCGAGGTGCGTTTCGTGCGCTGGGTCCTGGCGGCGCCGCCGCGGCAGGCCGTGGCCGGCGAGGGGCTGGTGCGCGGGCGCGTCACCGACGGCGGCCACCCGTCGCCGGGCGCCCTCGTGAGCGTGAGCCGGCCCCGGCGCGCCGTCCCGGTCCAGCCGGACGGGAGCTTCGAGGTCCGGCTGCCGCCGGGCCACTACCTGCTCTCGGTGCGCCGCCCCGGCGCCACCCCCTCCGGCTTCATCGAGCCGCAGCCGGTCGAGCGGCGGGTCTCGGTCTCCGCGGGCGCGACGGTGGACCTGGGGGCCTTGCCGCTCCCGGTGCCGCGGCGGCTCCCCGAGCCGCTCGCGCCGCGCCCGCTGCCCGAGCCGCTCGAGCCCGTGCCCCCGTCCGGCGCGGCCGCTCCCATCGAGCCCGGCGGGCTCTAG
- a CDS encoding OmcA/MtrC family decaheme c-type cytochrome gives MKPSARLGSTALLVAAIVFTGCSGSRGSAGPQGPAGTPGPAGPAGGTTGVSTGLNINITNAAITADRHPYAIFTILDNNKNPQAAAGISFNWTIAYLGTDATSGIGAYQSYILQTVTGNAPGGAAGTTQQPTSESGTAGTLTDLGGGQFQYTFKLTLPATYSATATHRIGMWASRPLPGTGTGASNPTQNDIANAVLDFVPAGGTPQTRDLTASTNCNACHGILQVHGGFRRDYRLCMTCHTTQLADPDTNDTGNPANLNPLDLGTLVHRIHRGKALPTLTRALAAANAGDATGQAWEYHVIGFRNGDNVYGSVIANPNTASTTKFVATGVQYPRFNDLRNCAACHAQVKDQSGKVIAAAQADQWQTTVSRRTCGSCHDDVWFGDPSQLPKFHKMHGSSTDPTQGLPQANDAGCATCHPRTQGSGSYSLAVADAHQHPEVAIGVANPFTVSIVSASGTPGAPATVTFKILDKSGNPIPPDPTLGLQYNASSFPNGLTGLNVVMNGPTSPDYSFNGTNAATPVTSPFRSTEALSTWTGKYNAATGAYTYTFPGTQVIPANATGTWAIAIEGRRGRTVTHPTSHGVENFTEGFVNPVAYFSVDGSTVTPRRTVAPIQQCNACHFRFAFHGGQRRNVEECVMCHAPDASDKPAHSTTAVDNLPYRTIDLKPMLHKIHTGENLDLSQPYFVSGTYFGDKAFPGTRANCAICHQANTFTLDAMPSNASPTLYQQIAAPAAGVSGGDASALGIVGPMGSACLGCHDHSDSVAHVQAMTNGWNTASPVESCTVCHQESSQFSVTSLHAPFANGFRE, from the coding sequence GTGAAGCCATCCGCTCGTCTGGGAAGCACGGCCCTGCTGGTCGCCGCGATCGTTTTCACTGGTTGTTCAGGGAGCCGCGGCTCGGCCGGGCCGCAGGGCCCCGCCGGAACGCCCGGCCCCGCCGGTCCGGCGGGCGGGACCACCGGCGTCTCCACCGGCCTCAACATCAACATCACGAACGCGGCGATCACCGCCGACCGCCACCCGTACGCGATCTTCACGATCCTCGACAACAACAAGAATCCCCAGGCCGCGGCCGGCATCTCCTTCAACTGGACCATCGCCTACCTCGGCACCGACGCGACGAGCGGCATCGGCGCCTACCAGAGCTACATCCTGCAGACCGTCACCGGGAACGCGCCGGGCGGCGCCGCCGGCACCACCCAGCAGCCCACCTCGGAGTCGGGGACCGCCGGCACGCTCACCGACCTGGGCGGCGGGCAGTTCCAGTACACCTTCAAGCTGACCCTGCCGGCGACCTACAGCGCCACGGCGACCCACCGCATCGGCATGTGGGCCAGCCGGCCGCTCCCCGGGACCGGCACCGGCGCGAGCAACCCCACGCAGAACGACATCGCCAACGCGGTGCTCGACTTCGTCCCGGCCGGCGGCACGCCCCAGACGCGCGACCTCACGGCCTCGACCAACTGCAACGCCTGCCACGGCATCCTGCAGGTGCACGGCGGGTTCCGGCGCGACTACCGGCTCTGCATGACCTGCCACACCACGCAGCTCGCCGATCCGGACACGAACGACACCGGCAACCCGGCCAACCTGAACCCGCTCGACCTCGGCACGCTGGTGCACCGCATCCACCGCGGCAAGGCCCTGCCCACGCTCACCCGCGCGCTGGCGGCCGCCAACGCCGGCGACGCCACCGGGCAGGCTTGGGAGTACCACGTCATCGGGTTCCGCAACGGCGACAACGTCTACGGCAGCGTGATCGCGAACCCCAACACCGCCTCCACGACCAAGTTCGTCGCGACCGGCGTGCAGTACCCGCGCTTCAACGACCTGCGGAACTGCGCCGCCTGCCACGCCCAGGTGAAGGACCAGAGCGGCAAGGTGATCGCCGCCGCCCAGGCCGACCAGTGGCAGACCACGGTCAGCCGCCGGACCTGCGGCAGCTGCCACGACGACGTCTGGTTCGGCGACCCCTCGCAGCTCCCGAAGTTCCACAAGATGCACGGCAGCTCGACCGACCCGACCCAGGGGCTCCCGCAGGCCAACGACGCCGGGTGCGCCACCTGCCACCCGCGCACGCAGGGCTCCGGCAGCTACAGCCTCGCGGTGGCCGACGCGCACCAGCACCCCGAGGTGGCGATCGGCGTCGCGAACCCGTTCACCGTCAGCATCGTGAGCGCCAGCGGGACCCCGGGCGCCCCGGCGACCGTCACCTTCAAGATCCTCGACAAGAGCGGCAACCCGATCCCGCCCGATCCGACGCTGGGCCTGCAGTACAACGCGAGCTCCTTCCCCAACGGGCTCACCGGCCTCAACGTGGTCATGAACGGGCCGACCTCGCCCGACTACAGCTTCAACGGGACCAACGCCGCGACCCCGGTCACCTCGCCCTTCCGCAGCACCGAGGCGCTCAGCACCTGGACCGGCAAGTACAACGCCGCGACCGGCGCGTACACCTACACGTTCCCCGGCACCCAGGTGATCCCGGCCAACGCGACCGGCACCTGGGCGATCGCCATCGAGGGGCGCCGGGGCCGGACCGTGACCCACCCGACCTCGCACGGGGTCGAGAACTTCACCGAGGGGTTCGTGAACCCGGTCGCCTACTTCAGCGTGGACGGGAGCACCGTGACGCCGCGCCGGACCGTGGCCCCCATCCAGCAGTGCAACGCGTGCCACTTCCGCTTCGCCTTCCACGGCGGTCAGCGCCGCAACGTGGAGGAGTGCGTGATGTGCCACGCGCCGGACGCGAGCGACAAGCCGGCGCACAGCACGACCGCGGTGGACAACCTGCCGTACCGGACCATCGACCTCAAGCCGATGCTCCACAAGATCCACACCGGCGAGAACCTGGATCTGTCCCAGCCGTACTTCGTCTCGGGCACGTACTTCGGCGACAAGGCCTTCCCGGGCACCCGCGCCAACTGCGCCATCTGCCACCAGGCGAACACCTTCACGCTCGACGCCATGCCGTCGAACGCCAGCCCCACCCTGTACCAGCAGATCGCGGCGCCCGCGGCCGGCGTGTCCGGAGGGGACGCCAGCGCGCTCGGGATCGTGGGCCCCATGGGCTCCGCCTGCCTCGGCTGCCACGACCACTCCGACTCGGTGGCCCACGTGCAGGCGATGACCAACGGCTGGAACACCGCGAGCCCGGTCGAGAGCTGCACCGTCTGCCACCAGGAGAGCTCGCAGTTCTCGGTGACGTCGCTCCACGCGCCGTTCGCGAACGGCTTCCGCGAGTAG
- a CDS encoding helix-turn-helix domain-containing protein, producing the protein MPKLAGEQPPEDVLKPRYHAALLAELVGGATQEEAAARVKVSPRSVRRWMAKYGVELERARGEIVDRAVGELRRGLLTAAVTLVHLAGNASGKSADAVRVQAASAIFSAFSRLPGSSDLEQRLARLESLMATPPPVPSARGRTQVSLLGSERPPGAA; encoded by the coding sequence ATGCCGAAGCTTGCTGGAGAGCAGCCGCCCGAAGATGTCCTGAAGCCGCGGTATCACGCTGCGCTCCTGGCCGAGCTCGTTGGCGGAGCCACGCAGGAGGAGGCGGCAGCACGGGTGAAGGTGAGCCCGCGAAGCGTTCGGCGCTGGATGGCGAAGTACGGGGTGGAACTCGAGCGGGCGCGCGGGGAGATCGTCGATCGGGCGGTCGGCGAGCTGCGCCGCGGCCTGCTCACGGCAGCGGTCACCCTGGTGCACCTGGCCGGGAACGCGTCCGGCAAGTCCGCTGACGCCGTCAGAGTTCAAGCCGCCTCGGCGATCTTCTCGGCTTTCTCGCGACTCCCTGGAAGTTCGGACCTCGAGCAGCGCCTGGCCCGCCTCGAGAGCTTGATGGCCACTCCCCCGCCGGTGCCGAGCGCGCGGGGTCGTACGCAGGTGAGCCTCCTCGGCAGCGAGCGGCCGCCCGGGGCGGCCTGA
- a CDS encoding dihydrolipoamide acetyltransferase family protein has protein sequence MPKPINMPKLSDEMTEGKIAEWLKKQGDEVKAGEVVAQVETEKATLDVEAFEGGVLLAVVVQAGETAPVGRPIAWIGKAGEQVPDQPAAPAPQPDAAKEAKAGGEISKESTQPVAPAQATPPAATVPAPPRPPPSAPAPAGAGRATGAPSPQGAEGRGGAAAEKPAPGTFTGRVPASPAARKAARERGLDLSRLKGSGPGGRVVLADLEQVPRAAPAAAAGAPAKKRRELPPRRALHDESLPLSPMRKAIARNLGVAKPGAPHFYLEISADLRRLVSLREQLEELGEGPVSLNDLVLKAAAETLTRHPEVNAAWGGDAILRRGAVHVGMAVAVEEGLITPVLRDADRKSVLEIARLSRDLAKRARDRRLKPEEYQGASFTVSNLGMFGIDAFYAIINPPEAAILSVGAAQKVPWVDEATGEIVAMERCRFGLSGDHRVIDGAVGARFLQTFKAVVESPLRLVAAP, from the coding sequence ATGCCGAAGCCGATCAACATGCCGAAGCTCTCGGACGAGATGACCGAGGGCAAGATCGCCGAGTGGCTCAAGAAGCAGGGCGACGAGGTGAAGGCGGGCGAGGTGGTGGCCCAGGTCGAGACCGAGAAGGCCACCCTCGACGTGGAGGCCTTCGAGGGCGGCGTCCTGCTCGCGGTGGTGGTGCAGGCCGGCGAGACCGCGCCGGTGGGTCGGCCCATCGCCTGGATCGGCAAGGCCGGCGAGCAGGTGCCGGACCAGCCCGCCGCGCCTGCGCCGCAGCCCGACGCGGCCAAGGAGGCCAAGGCCGGGGGCGAGATCTCGAAGGAGAGCACCCAGCCCGTGGCGCCGGCGCAGGCCACGCCGCCGGCCGCGACCGTCCCCGCGCCCCCGCGTCCGCCGCCGAGCGCTCCCGCTCCCGCCGGCGCCGGCCGCGCCACGGGCGCTCCCTCCCCGCAGGGTGCGGAGGGGCGGGGAGGGGCCGCCGCCGAGAAGCCCGCTCCCGGCACCTTCACCGGCCGCGTCCCCGCCTCGCCCGCCGCCCGCAAGGCGGCCCGCGAGCGCGGCCTCGACCTCTCGCGGCTCAAGGGCTCCGGCCCGGGCGGCCGCGTGGTCCTCGCCGACCTCGAGCAGGTCCCCCGCGCCGCCCCCGCGGCCGCGGCCGGCGCCCCCGCGAAGAAGCGCCGCGAGCTCCCGCCCCGGCGCGCCCTCCACGACGAGTCCCTGCCGCTCTCCCCGATGCGCAAGGCGATCGCGCGCAACCTGGGCGTCGCCAAGCCGGGGGCCCCGCACTTTTACCTCGAGATCTCGGCCGACCTGCGCCGCCTGGTCTCGCTCCGGGAGCAGCTCGAGGAGCTGGGCGAGGGGCCGGTGTCGCTCAACGACCTCGTGCTCAAGGCGGCCGCGGAGACCCTCACCCGCCACCCCGAGGTGAACGCCGCCTGGGGCGGCGACGCCATCCTCCGCCGCGGCGCGGTGCACGTCGGCATGGCGGTGGCGGTGGAGGAGGGGCTCATCACGCCGGTGCTGCGCGACGCCGACAGGAAGTCGGTGCTCGAGATCGCCCGGCTCTCGCGCGACCTCGCGAAGCGGGCCCGCGACCGGCGGCTCAAGCCCGAGGAGTACCAGGGGGCGTCCTTCACCGTGTCCAACCTGGGCATGTTCGGGATCGACGCCTTCTACGCCATCATCAACCCGCCCGAGGCCGCCATCCTCTCGGTCGGCGCCGCCCAGAAGGTCCCCTGGGTGGACGAGGCCACCGGCGAGATCGTGGCGATGGAGCGCTGCCGCTTCGGCCTCTCCGGCGACCACCGCGTGATCGACGGCGCGGTCGGCGCGCGCTTCCTGCAGACCTTCAAGGCGGTGGTCGAGTCGCCCTTGCGGCTCGTCGCCGCACCGTGA
- a CDS encoding pyruvate dehydrogenase complex E1 component subunit beta: MPTLSYREALNQAMREEMARDERVFLLGEEVGQYNGAYKISQGLLKEFGPWRVVDSPIAELGFCGLGVGAAMGGLRPIVEVMTWNFALLAYDQIVNNAAKLRSMSGGQLHCPVVFRGPQGAAHQLASQHSQVFENTYAYVPGLKVCVPATPRDAKGLLKTAIRDDDPVIFMESEVLYGTKGEVEEGELLIPFGKADLVRDGGDVTIVAWQKMRFVAQKAAELLAQDGIEACVLDPRTLRPFDLDAVLASVARTHRCVIVEEGWPWMGSGAQIADSIQRHAFDELDAPVLRVTGLDVPMPYAKPLEHEVLPTPERVVEACRRVLYRSP, encoded by the coding sequence ATGCCGACCCTCTCCTACCGCGAGGCGCTCAACCAGGCGATGCGCGAGGAGATGGCGCGCGACGAGCGGGTCTTCCTCCTCGGCGAGGAGGTGGGCCAGTACAACGGCGCCTACAAGATCTCCCAGGGGCTGCTGAAGGAATTCGGGCCTTGGCGGGTGGTGGACAGCCCCATCGCCGAGCTCGGGTTCTGCGGCCTCGGCGTCGGCGCCGCCATGGGGGGGCTTCGACCGATCGTCGAGGTCATGACCTGGAACTTCGCCCTCCTCGCCTACGATCAGATCGTGAACAACGCGGCCAAGCTCCGGTCGATGTCGGGGGGCCAGCTGCACTGCCCCGTCGTCTTCCGCGGCCCGCAAGGGGCGGCCCACCAGCTCGCCTCGCAGCACTCGCAGGTGTTCGAGAACACCTACGCCTACGTCCCCGGCCTCAAGGTCTGCGTCCCCGCCACCCCGCGCGACGCCAAGGGGCTCCTCAAGACCGCCATCCGCGACGACGACCCGGTCATCTTCATGGAGTCGGAGGTGCTGTACGGCACCAAGGGCGAGGTGGAGGAGGGCGAGCTCCTCATCCCCTTCGGCAAGGCCGACCTCGTGCGCGACGGCGGCGACGTGACGATCGTGGCCTGGCAGAAGATGCGGTTCGTGGCCCAGAAGGCGGCGGAGCTCCTCGCCCAGGACGGGATCGAGGCCTGCGTCCTCGATCCGCGCACCCTGCGTCCCTTCGACCTCGACGCGGTGCTCGCCTCGGTCGCCCGCACGCACCGCTGCGTCATCGTCGAGGAGGGCTGGCCGTGGATGGGCTCCGGCGCCCAGATCGCCGACTCGATCCAGCGCCACGCCTTCGACGAGCTCGACGCGCCGGTGCTGCGGGTGACCGGCCTCGACGTCCCCATGCCGTACGCCAAGCCGCTCGAGCACGAGGTGCTCCCCACGCCGGAGCGGGTGGTCGAGGCGTGCCGCCGCGTGCTGTACCGGAGCCCCTGA
- a CDS encoding aspartate ammonia-lyase, whose protein sequence is MARTPRPRRGGTRIEQDTMGTMEVPAAALYGAQTARAVENFPISGLRPHPAFVDATVRVKLAAARVNAKLGLLPRDKARAIEAAAREVLAGQWRDQFVVDVYQAGAGTSHHMNVNEVLANRACELLGGRRGDRALVDPNDHVNMAQSTNDVIPTAIRLAALELAPGVLEAVSDLAATFERKAGEWDGLVKSGRTHLMDATPVRLGQEVSGWAAALRHAGRRVADALPELAALGIGGTAVGTGLNADRRYRALICKELDRLTGVPFVPAGNTFYAMQSLAPFAALSGALRVLALELLRIGGDVRLLGSGPNTGLGELRLPPVQPGSSIMPGKVNPSMAEMLAMVSYQAIGLDAAIAAATSGGQLELNVMMPLVAFDLCHLLTILANAVAAFDRRCARGLEADPERLRHYADRTVSLATALAPRLGYAAAAEIVKESVRSGRSIVDVAVEKGGLAPSEARRLLDPARLTVPGRA, encoded by the coding sequence ATGGCACGCACCCCGAGGCCCCGCCGCGGCGGGACCCGCATCGAGCAGGACACCATGGGGACGATGGAGGTCCCCGCCGCCGCGCTCTACGGCGCCCAGACCGCCCGGGCGGTGGAGAACTTTCCCATCTCCGGCCTGCGGCCCCACCCCGCCTTCGTGGACGCGACCGTCCGGGTGAAGCTCGCCGCGGCGCGCGTCAACGCGAAGCTCGGGCTCCTGCCGCGCGACAAGGCGCGGGCGATCGAGGCGGCCGCGCGCGAGGTGCTCGCCGGGCAGTGGCGCGACCAGTTCGTGGTGGACGTGTACCAGGCCGGCGCCGGCACCTCGCACCACATGAACGTGAACGAGGTGCTCGCGAACCGCGCCTGCGAGCTCCTCGGCGGGCGCCGGGGCGACCGGGCCCTCGTGGATCCGAACGACCACGTCAACATGGCCCAGTCCACGAACGACGTGATCCCGACCGCCATCCGGCTCGCGGCGCTGGAGCTCGCGCCGGGGGTGCTGGAGGCGGTGTCGGATCTCGCCGCGACCTTCGAGCGCAAGGCGGGGGAGTGGGACGGGCTCGTGAAGTCGGGCCGCACCCACCTCATGGACGCCACGCCGGTGCGGCTCGGCCAGGAGGTCTCGGGCTGGGCGGCGGCGCTGCGGCACGCCGGCCGGCGCGTGGCCGACGCGCTCCCGGAGCTGGCCGCGCTCGGGATCGGCGGCACGGCGGTGGGCACCGGCCTCAACGCCGACCGGCGCTACCGCGCCCTCATCTGCAAGGAGCTCGACCGGCTCACCGGCGTCCCCTTCGTCCCCGCCGGGAACACCTTCTACGCCATGCAGTCGCTGGCGCCGTTCGCGGCCCTCTCCGGCGCGCTGCGCGTGCTGGCGCTCGAGCTGCTGCGGATCGGCGGCGACGTGCGGCTGCTCGGGAGCGGCCCCAACACCGGCCTCGGCGAGCTGCGGCTGCCGCCGGTGCAGCCGGGCTCGTCCATCATGCCGGGCAAGGTGAACCCCTCGATGGCGGAGATGCTGGCCATGGTCTCCTACCAGGCCATCGGCCTCGACGCGGCCATCGCCGCCGCCACCTCCGGCGGCCAGCTCGAGCTCAACGTGATGATGCCGCTCGTGGCCTTCGATCTCTGCCACCTGCTCACCATCCTCGCGAACGCCGTGGCCGCCTTCGACCGGCGCTGCGCCCGCGGGCTCGAGGCCGACCCCGAGCGGCTGCGCCACTACGCCGACCGGACGGTGAGCCTCGCCACCGCCCTCGCCCCGCGGCTCGGCTACGCCGCCGCGGCCGAGATCGTGAAGGAGTCGGTCCGGAGCGGCCGGTCGATCGTCGACGTCGCGGTGGAGAAGGGCGGCCTCGCGCCGTCCGAGGCGCGCCGGCTGCTCGACCCGGCCCGCCTCACCGTCCCGGGTCGGGCCTGA
- a CDS encoding ferritin-like domain-containing protein gives MQAREITEQLRELIQLDVDAVHAYDQALRALEPTPAVQGTLAEFRLDHQRHVLELSQALLRMGENPPAFSSDMKGFVLEGVTALRGLTGPEGALKAMRGNEQLTNAVYATVLAKPLPAEILAIVRRAYADEQRHLAYIESALDGRVWEGGEART, from the coding sequence ATGCAGGCACGCGAGATCACCGAGCAGCTCCGGGAGCTCATCCAGCTCGACGTGGACGCGGTCCACGCCTACGACCAGGCGCTCCGGGCGCTCGAGCCCACGCCCGCCGTCCAGGGGACTCTGGCGGAGTTCCGGCTCGACCACCAGCGCCACGTCCTGGAGCTCTCGCAGGCGCTCCTCCGCATGGGCGAGAACCCGCCGGCCTTCTCCTCCGACATGAAGGGGTTCGTCCTCGAGGGGGTCACCGCCCTGCGCGGCCTCACCGGCCCGGAGGGGGCGCTGAAGGCGATGCGCGGGAACGAGCAGCTCACCAACGCCGTCTACGCGACGGTGCTCGCGAAGCCGCTGCCCGCCGAGATCCTCGCCATCGTGCGCCGGGCCTACGCCGACGAGCAGCGGCACCTCGCCTACATCGAGAGCGCGCTCGACGGCCGGGTCTGGGAGGGCGGGGAGGCGCGGACGTAG
- the pdhA gene encoding pyruvate dehydrogenase (acetyl-transferring) E1 component subunit alpha — protein MPENKPGLDRSEVLALYRQMLLLRRFEEAAGRVYTEGKIGGFCHLYIGQEAVAVGVHAALDPARDYLINGYRDHGHALAWGSPPERVMAELYGKAEGITKGKGGSMHMFDAPRHNFGGYGIVGGQIPLALGLAFAERYRQSDGVVVCLFGEAAVNNGAFHESLNMAALWKLPCIFVCENNRYGMGTSIERSSAVTEVWQRGSANAVRGELVDGMDVLAVRDAISRAAAECRPREGRPVLIEARTYRFRGHSMADPATYRTRDEVEQQKKRDPLNVLAEHARAAGLEVPPAELEALDAEVGKVVQAALQAAEQGKSPDPGVIWTDIYASPSDPAIHREI, from the coding sequence ATGCCAGAGAACAAGCCGGGGCTCGACCGGTCCGAGGTGCTCGCCCTCTACCGCCAGATGCTGCTCCTCCGCCGCTTCGAGGAGGCCGCCGGGCGCGTCTACACCGAGGGGAAGATCGGCGGGTTCTGCCACCTGTACATCGGCCAGGAGGCGGTGGCGGTGGGCGTCCACGCCGCGCTCGACCCGGCCCGCGACTACCTCATCAACGGTTACCGCGACCACGGCCACGCCCTCGCCTGGGGCTCGCCCCCCGAGCGCGTCATGGCGGAGCTGTACGGCAAGGCGGAGGGGATCACCAAGGGCAAGGGCGGCTCGATGCACATGTTCGACGCCCCGCGCCACAACTTCGGCGGCTACGGGATCGTGGGCGGCCAGATCCCGCTCGCGCTGGGGCTCGCCTTCGCCGAGCGCTACCGGCAGTCGGACGGCGTGGTGGTCTGCCTGTTCGGCGAGGCGGCGGTGAACAACGGCGCCTTCCACGAGTCGCTCAACATGGCGGCGCTCTGGAAGCTGCCCTGCATCTTCGTCTGCGAGAACAACCGCTACGGGATGGGCACCTCCATCGAGCGGAGCTCGGCGGTGACCGAGGTCTGGCAGCGCGGCTCGGCCAACGCGGTCCGGGGCGAGCTGGTGGACGGCATGGACGTGCTCGCCGTGCGCGACGCCATCTCCCGCGCCGCCGCCGAGTGCCGGCCGCGCGAGGGGCGCCCGGTGCTCATCGAGGCCCGCACCTACCGCTTCCGCGGCCACTCCATGGCCGACCCGGCCACCTACCGGACCCGCGACGAGGTGGAGCAGCAGAAGAAGCGCGACCCGCTCAACGTCCTCGCCGAGCACGCGCGCGCCGCCGGGCTGGAGGTGCCGCCGGCGGAGCTCGAGGCGCTCGACGCCGAGGTGGGCAAGGTGGTCCAGGCGGCGCTGCAGGCGGCGGAGCAGGGCAAGAGCCCGGACCCGGGCGTCATCTGGACCGACATCTACGCCTCCCCGTCCGACCCGGCGATCCACCGCGAGATCTGA
- a CDS encoding NUDIX domain-containing protein has product MPTVTDIEIVEDRTARSRCDEGFLRLKRYRARNRRADGSASPEYPIDVIDRPSFDAVAVCLYARGPAGWEVLTRAGLRPAALFRRGRATCLPEGEYLLLEELIAGVIEPGEVGLDALRRRAADEVREEAGLSLPPAAFEPLGAGFFMLPGIASEKIHLLCAEVPRGEAAAEQDAPGDGDGSPLEEGARLRWRPLEAAVAACEAGEIEDAKTELALRRLRDRLAARR; this is encoded by the coding sequence ATGCCGACCGTGACCGACATCGAGATCGTGGAGGACCGCACGGCGCGGAGCCGGTGCGACGAGGGCTTCCTCCGGCTGAAGCGGTACCGGGCCCGCAACCGGCGCGCCGACGGCAGCGCCTCGCCCGAGTACCCGATCGACGTCATCGACCGGCCCAGCTTCGACGCGGTGGCGGTCTGCCTCTACGCCCGCGGCCCCGCCGGCTGGGAGGTCCTGACCCGCGCCGGGCTGCGGCCGGCGGCGCTCTTCCGGCGGGGGCGCGCCACCTGCCTGCCGGAGGGCGAGTACCTCCTGCTCGAGGAGCTCATCGCCGGCGTGATCGAGCCGGGGGAGGTCGGGCTCGACGCCCTCCGGCGGCGCGCCGCCGACGAGGTCCGGGAGGAGGCGGGGCTCTCGCTCCCGCCGGCGGCCTTCGAGCCGCTCGGGGCCGGCTTCTTCATGCTCCCGGGCATCGCCTCCGAGAAGATCCACCTGCTCTGCGCCGAGGTGCCGCGCGGGGAGGCGGCGGCGGAGCAGGACGCGCCCGGCGACGGCGACGGCTCGCCGCTCGAGGAGGGGGCCCGGCTCCGCTGGCGCCCGCTCGAGGCGGCCGTCGCCGCCTGCGAGGCGGGCGAGATCGAGGACGCCAAGACCGAGCTCGCGCTGCGGCGGCTGCGCGATCGGCTCGCGGCGCGGCGTTGA